One window of the Manihot esculenta cultivar AM560-2 chromosome 14, M.esculenta_v8, whole genome shotgun sequence genome contains the following:
- the LOC110630808 gene encoding transcription termination factor MTERF6, chloroplastic/mitochondrial has translation MIRFFCIRLSQTGHRTSPVTFINSFLIPTFSHKLMFNLSNSDLPESLTISYLQKSCGLSLQAAISVSRKLQLESTDNPDLVLNLLTAHGLSQTHIKNLITKRPMLLLADLDNTLKPNMDLFKSLGFSGTNLAKMIIKEPRVLEVDAKTVVQFFRENGFSKKQIATLTLKRPSLYLFKSDRNFKPKFEFLKSLGFSELDLATILSTAPYILERSLENQIIPCINVLRRVVGNDMIVQKVIMGCHRFLYFNVEKMLEPNMSTLVNHGVPESIISKIFLFHPKALLLKTDKLNQIINEVKNLGFTPTNIVFVVAVRTLVTTNKRLWEKKLEAYGSFGLSRDEIVMAFKLQPMFMIASEKKIRKSMDFFVNKLNLKPSVISKNPNLVLLSVEKRIIPRCCVLHILMSKELIKEDFNLAYMLTMTEKRFMEKLVTKYQDVVPEVVKAHQGRMEFQGFPRDMKM, from the coding sequence atgattcgatttttttgtaTAAGACTCTCCCAAACGGGGCACAGAACTTCACCAGTTACATTTATCAATTCCTTTTTGATCCCAACATTTTCTCACAAGCTCATGTTCAACCTCTCAAACTCTGATTTACCAGAGTCTCTCACTATCTCTTACCTCCAAAAATCTTGTGGGCTGTCCTTACAAGCAGCCATTTCAGTCTCTAGAAAGCTACAGTTGGAATCCACGGATAACCCTGACTTAGTCCTGAACTTGCTCACTGCTCATGGTTTGAGTCAGACCCACATCAAGAATTTAATCACTAAACGTCCAATGTTGCTCTTAGCTGATCTGGACAACACCCTTAAACCTAATATGGATTTGTTTAAGTCTTTGGGGTTTTCTGGCACTAATCTGGCCAAAATGATTATCAAGGAACCAAGAGTACTTGAAGTTGATGCAAAGACAGTGGTTCAGTTCTTTAGAGAGAATGGTTTTAGTAAAAAACAGATAGCGACTTTGACCTTAAAGCGACCCTCACTGTATTTATTCAAGTCAGATAGAAATTTTAAGCCGAAGTTTGAATTTTTGAAGTCCTTGGGTTTTTCAGAGCTTGATCTTGCAACCATTTTGTCAACAGCGCCTTATATTTTGGAAAGGAGTCTGGAAAACCAAATTATTCCCTGTATTAATGTACTTAGGCGTGTTGTTGGAAATGATATGATTGTCCAAAAAGTAATAATGGGATGCCACCGGtttctttattttaatgtaGAGAAGATGCTTGAGCCAAACATGTCAACGTTGGTAAACCATGGGGTGCCAGAGTCCATAATATCGAAGATATTCTTGTTTCATCCAAAAGCATTGCTGCTAAAGACTGACAAGTTAAATCAGATTATTAATGAAGTTAAGAATTTGGGTTTTACTCCCACTAATATTGTGTTTGTTGTAGCGGTTCGTACCTTGGTGACAACGAACAAAAGACTCTGGGAGAAAAAGTTGGAAGCCTATGGAAGTTTTGGCTTGTCAAGGGATGAAATTGTTATGGCATTTAAGTTGCAACCTATGTTTATGATTGCTTcagagaagaaaataagaaagTCGATGGATTTCTTTGTAAACAAGTTGAACTTGAAGCCTTCAGTGATTTCTAAGAATCCAAATCTTGTACTACTAAGTGTAGAGAAGAGGATTATACCTAGGTGTTGTGTTCTGCACATTTTGATGTCAAAGGAATTGATAAAGGAAGATTTTAACCTTGCTTATATGCTTACAATGACAGAGAAGAGGTTCATGGAGAAATTAGTGACCAAGTATCAGGATGTTGTTCCTGAAGTTGTTAAGGCGCATCAGGGCAGGATGGAATTTCAAGGCTTTCCAAGAGATATGAAAATGTGA